The Mercurialis annua linkage group LG8, ddMerAnnu1.2, whole genome shotgun sequence genome window below encodes:
- the LOC126660671 gene encoding guanosine nucleotide diphosphate dissociation inhibitor At5g09550, which yields MDEEYDVIVLGTGLKECILSGLLSVDGLKVLHMDQNDYYGGASSSLNLNQLWKRFRGSDQPPESLGASKEYNVDMVPKFIIANGNLVQVLIHTDVTKYLNFKAVDGSFVFNKGKIYKVPANDVEALKSPLMGLFEKRRARKFFIYVQDYEDDDPKSHEGLDLNKVTAREIISKYGLEDDTIDFIGHALALHLDDSYLDQPALDFVKRMKLYAESLARFQGGSPYIYPLYGLGELPQAFARLSAVYGGTYMLNKPECKVEFDANGKAIGVTSEGETAKCKKVVCDPSYLPSKVKKVGKVARAICIMSHPIPNTNDSHSVQLILPQKQLGRKWDMYLFCCSYYHNVASKGKYIAFVSTEAETDNPEVELRPGIELLGPVDEIFYDTCDRYEPANDPAADNCFISTSYDATTHFETTVDDVIAMYSKITGKNLDLSVDLSAASASAGAE from the exons ATGGATGAAGAATATGATGTTATAGTTCTTGGTACTGGCCTTAAGGAATGCATTCTTAGTGGCCTTCTTTCTGTTGATGGACTCAAG GTGTTGCATATGGACCAAAATGATTATTATGGAGGAGCATCATCTTCTCTTAATCTTAATCAG CTATGGAAAAGATTCAGGGGAAGTGACCAGCCACCAGAAAGCCTTGGTGCAAGTAAGGAGTATAATGTTGATATGGTACCAAAG TTCATCATTGCTAATGGGAATTTGGTTCAAGTTCTTATCCATACTGATGTTACCAAGTATCTTAACTTCAAGGCAGTTGATGGTAGTTTTGTGTTCAACAAAGGAAAG ATCTACAAAGTGCCTGCAAATGATGTTGAAGCACTGAAATCACCCCTGATGGGACTGTTTGAGAAGCGTCGTGCTCGTAAGTTCTTCATTTATGTTCAAGACTATGAAGATGATGATCCTAAGTCTCATGAAGGGCTTGACTTAAACAAAGTGACTGCAAGGGAGATTATCTC aaaatatgGATTAGAAGATGATACAATTGACTTTATTGGTCATGCACTGGCTCTCCATCTTGATGATAGTTATTTAGATCAGCCAGCTCTTGATTTTGTCAAGAGAATGAAG CTCTATGCAGAGTCACTAGCTCGTTTTCAAGGAGGATCGCCTTATATCTATCCCCTCTACGGACTGGGGGAACTGCCTCAG GCATTTGCACGCTTAAGCGCAGTATATGGTGGAACTTACATGCTGAACAAGCCAGAATGCAAG GTGGAGTTTGATGCAAATGGAAAAGCTATCGGTGTGACTTCAGAAGGAGAGACTGCAAAATGCAAGAAAGTTGTTTGTGATCCATCATATTTGCCCAGTAAG GTTAAGAAGGTCGGAAAAGTTGCTCGTGCTATATGTATAATGAGCCATCCTATTCCAAACACTAATGATTCTCACTCGGTTCAGCTTATCTTGCCCCAAAAGCAACTCGGTCGTAAATGGGATAT GTACCTCTTCTGCTGTTCTTATTATCATAATGTTGCATCGAAAGGAAAATACATAGCTTTCGTTTCAACTGAAGCAGAGACCGACAATCCTGAAGTGGAATTGAGGCCCGGAATTGAACTTCTTGGTCCTGTAGATGAGATATTCTACGATACTTGTGATAGATACGAACCTGCTAATGATCCTGCCGCCGACAATTGCTTCATATCTACT AGTTATGATGCAACAACACATTTTGAGACCACAGTAGATGATGTGATTGCAATGTACAGTAAGATCACCGGAAAG AATCTTGATCTTTCTGTGGACTTGAGTGCTGCAAGTGCTTCTGCTGGTGCTGAGTAA